Below is a window of Methyloterricola oryzae DNA.
TGGCTATTCGCCGGAAGTCTGCGTGCCGGTCAGCGCGCGGCTGCCATCATGAGCCTGATCCAGTCGGCGAAACTCAATGGTCACGACCCCTACGTCTATTTGAAAGACGTGCTCACGCGACTTCCGACGCAACCCGCCCATCGGATTCATGAACTTCTGCCGCATCGCTGGCAGCTTGAAACC
It encodes the following:
- a CDS encoding transposase domain-containing protein, which gives rise to WLFAGSLRAGQRAAAIMSLIQSAKLNGHDPYVYLKDVLTRLPTQPAHRIHELLPHRWQLETTPA